The Benincasa hispida cultivar B227 chromosome 11, ASM972705v1, whole genome shotgun sequence genome has a segment encoding these proteins:
- the LOC120090141 gene encoding pentatricopeptide repeat-containing protein At4g21705, mitochondrial-like isoform X2 produces MAAASAMFKILSRVSSGCTRTPRTETDAYGFVLLRFYSARRSCNRRNLFARISPLGDPELTVVPVLNQWIEEGRKIKNFELRRIVCDLRTRRRYGQALEVSEWMCSKGLFSLTTRDFAIQLDLISRVRGLDSAEKYFGSVSNQEEIGKLYGALLNCYVREGLVDKSLAHMQKMKEMGFASSSLCYNDIMCLYLNTGQADKVPNVLSEMKENGVLPDNFSYRICISSYGAESDVITMEKVLKEMECQTHISMDWITYSMVANFFIKAGMHEKAMSYLRKCEDKVDQDALGFNHLISHYTSLGHKDEVTRLWALQKKCKKPVNRDYITMLSSLLKLELLEEAENLLMEWESSCQCYDFRVPNVLLIAYSQKGLIERAEKILRNIIRDGRIPSPNSWAIIAAGYLEKQNLEKAFQSMKEALAVKEQNKGWRPKQGILSSIMRWLSENRRYEELKEFSSSLKTVPSMDGVLNTALDELLEILENDNDITTRGKLEVR; encoded by the exons ATGGCGGCGGCGTCGGCAATGTTCAAAATCTTGAGCAGGGTTTCTTCAGGTTGCACGAGGACACCAAGAACAGAGACAGATGCATACGGTTTTGTGTTGTTGAGATTTTACAGCGCGAGACGAAGCTGCAATCGAAGAAACCTCTTTGCGAGGATTAGTCCTCTCGGTGACCCTGAACTTACTGTAGTTCCGGTTCTTAATCAATGGATTGAGGAAGGCAGGAAGATCAAGAACTTTGAGCTCCGGAGAATCGTTTGCGACCTTCGTACTCGCCGGCGGTATGGCCAAGCCCTTGAG GTGTCTGAATGGATGTGTAGCAAGGGACTTTTTTCCCTCACAACAAGAGACTTTGCCATACAGCTTGATTTGATTAGCCGAGTTCGGGGGTTGGATTCTGCGGAGAAGTATTTCGGGAGTGTTTCTAACCAAGAGGAAATTGGTAAACTCTATGGTGCTCTTCTAAATTGTTATGTCAGGGAAGGCCTTGTGGATAAGTCCCTTGCCCATATGCAAAAGATGAAGGAGATGGGTTTTGCTTCCTCTTCCCTCTGCTATAATGATATAATGTGTCTATATTTGAACACTGGCCAGGCTGATAAGGTTCCAAATGTACTGTCTGAAATGAAGGAGAATGGTGTTCTTCCTGACAATTTTAGCTACAGAATCTGTATCAGTTCTTATGGAGCTGAGTCTGATGTAATCACTATGGAGAAGGTTTTGAAAGAAATGGAGTGTCAAACTCACATATCCATGGATTGGATTACTTATTCAATGGTTGCGAATTTTTTCATAAAAGCCGGTATGCATGAGAAAGCAATGAGTTATCTTCGGAAATGTGAGGACAAGGTCGATCAAGATGCACTTGGCTTCAATCATCTCATTTCACACTACACCAGTCTGGGACATAAGGATGAAGTAACGAGATTGTGGGCTCTTCAGAAGAAGTGTAAGAAGCCAGTCAATAGGGATTATATTACCATGTTGAGTTCTTTACTAAAGCTGGAGTTGCTTGAGGAAGCTGAGAATCTGCTCATGGAATGGGAGTCATCTTGCCAATGTTACGATTTTCGAGTTCCGAATGTTCTTCTTATCGCATACTCGCAAAAGGGGTTAATTGAGAGAGCTGAAAAGATTCTTCGAAACATCATCAGAGATGGGAGGATCCCATCACCAAATAGTTGGGCCATTATTGCAGCAGGGTACTTGGAAAAGCAGAACCTGGAGAAAGCTTTTCAGAGCATGAAAGAAGCTCTTGCTGTAAAAGAGCAAAATAAAGGGTGGAGGCCCAAACAGGGCATTTTATCAAGTATAATGCGATGGCTATCTGAAAATAGAAGATATGAAGAGCTGAAAGAGTTTTCGAGCTCATTGAAGACTGTACCTTCCATGGATGGAGTACTAAATACTGCATTGGATGAGCTTCTAGAAATCTTGGAAAACGACAATGATATAACAACAAGGGGAAAACTAGAGGTGAGGTGA
- the LOC120090141 gene encoding pentatricopeptide repeat-containing protein At4g21705, mitochondrial-like isoform X1 gives MAAASAMFKILSRVSSGCTRTPRTETDAYGFVLLRFYSARRSCNRRNLFARISPLGDPELTVVPVLNQWIEEGRKIKNFELRRIVCDLRTRRRYGQALEVSEWMCSKGLFSLTTRDFAIQLDLISRVRGLDSAEKYFGSVSNQEEIGKLYGALLNCYVREGLVDKSLAHMQKMKEMGFASSSLCYNDIMCLYLNTGQADKVPNVLSEMKENGVLPDNFSYRICISSYGAESDVITMEKVLKEMECQTHISMDWITYSMVANFFIKAGMHEKAMSYLRKCEDKVDQDALGFNHLISHYTSLGHKDEVTRLWALQKKCKKPVNRDYITMLSSLLKLELLEEAENLLMEWESSCQCYDFRVPNVLLIAYSQKGLIERAEKILRNIIRDGRIPSPNSWAIIAAGYLEKQNLEKAFQSMKEALAVKEQNKGWRPKQGILSSIMRWLSENRRYEELKEFSSSLKTVPSMDGVLNTALDELLEILENDNDITTRGKLEVPSNQDVGLAI, from the exons ATGGCGGCGGCGTCGGCAATGTTCAAAATCTTGAGCAGGGTTTCTTCAGGTTGCACGAGGACACCAAGAACAGAGACAGATGCATACGGTTTTGTGTTGTTGAGATTTTACAGCGCGAGACGAAGCTGCAATCGAAGAAACCTCTTTGCGAGGATTAGTCCTCTCGGTGACCCTGAACTTACTGTAGTTCCGGTTCTTAATCAATGGATTGAGGAAGGCAGGAAGATCAAGAACTTTGAGCTCCGGAGAATCGTTTGCGACCTTCGTACTCGCCGGCGGTATGGCCAAGCCCTTGAG GTGTCTGAATGGATGTGTAGCAAGGGACTTTTTTCCCTCACAACAAGAGACTTTGCCATACAGCTTGATTTGATTAGCCGAGTTCGGGGGTTGGATTCTGCGGAGAAGTATTTCGGGAGTGTTTCTAACCAAGAGGAAATTGGTAAACTCTATGGTGCTCTTCTAAATTGTTATGTCAGGGAAGGCCTTGTGGATAAGTCCCTTGCCCATATGCAAAAGATGAAGGAGATGGGTTTTGCTTCCTCTTCCCTCTGCTATAATGATATAATGTGTCTATATTTGAACACTGGCCAGGCTGATAAGGTTCCAAATGTACTGTCTGAAATGAAGGAGAATGGTGTTCTTCCTGACAATTTTAGCTACAGAATCTGTATCAGTTCTTATGGAGCTGAGTCTGATGTAATCACTATGGAGAAGGTTTTGAAAGAAATGGAGTGTCAAACTCACATATCCATGGATTGGATTACTTATTCAATGGTTGCGAATTTTTTCATAAAAGCCGGTATGCATGAGAAAGCAATGAGTTATCTTCGGAAATGTGAGGACAAGGTCGATCAAGATGCACTTGGCTTCAATCATCTCATTTCACACTACACCAGTCTGGGACATAAGGATGAAGTAACGAGATTGTGGGCTCTTCAGAAGAAGTGTAAGAAGCCAGTCAATAGGGATTATATTACCATGTTGAGTTCTTTACTAAAGCTGGAGTTGCTTGAGGAAGCTGAGAATCTGCTCATGGAATGGGAGTCATCTTGCCAATGTTACGATTTTCGAGTTCCGAATGTTCTTCTTATCGCATACTCGCAAAAGGGGTTAATTGAGAGAGCTGAAAAGATTCTTCGAAACATCATCAGAGATGGGAGGATCCCATCACCAAATAGTTGGGCCATTATTGCAGCAGGGTACTTGGAAAAGCAGAACCTGGAGAAAGCTTTTCAGAGCATGAAAGAAGCTCTTGCTGTAAAAGAGCAAAATAAAGGGTGGAGGCCCAAACAGGGCATTTTATCAAGTATAATGCGATGGCTATCTGAAAATAGAAGATATGAAGAGCTGAAAGAGTTTTCGAGCTCATTGAAGACTGTACCTTCCATGGATGGAGTACTAAATACTGCATTGGATGAGCTTCTAGAAATCTTGGAAAACGACAATGATATAACAACAAGGGGAAAACTAGAG GTACCGAGCAATCAAGATGTAGGATTGGCGATTTGA